The following are encoded together in the Candidatus Woesebacteria bacterium genome:
- the fusA gene encoding elongation factor G, producing the protein MTSAVTKDRNVPMEKIRNIGIIAHIDAGKTTTTERILFETGKTYKHGSVDDGTTVTDWMEQERERGITIVSAAITTFWDLQTGSSVENGHYRINIIDTPGHIDFTAEVERSLRVLDGAVMVFDGRTGVESQSETVWRQADSYHVPRICILNKLNLIGADFEGSIKSIHDRLGANAYPVQIPIGSEHQLRGVVDLIKMKAYTYKGIEDNKLTEEEIPADLVETAKIHRANLIDKVSEFDDEALEMYLEGKEPNEIILKRAIRKGVISVRFFPILGGDNRTATTRLLLDAVVEYLPSPYDVPPVEGKNPRTDTLEKRLPDKNDPMSALAFKVVTDPHVGRLVYLRVYSGTLKAGQPIYNTTNQKQERIGKLVLMHADQRELIDEAYAGEIVAVVGIRDTTTGNTVCDPSKPIILESIDFPEPVISLAIEPATKSDQEKMGMALNKLSDEDPTFRIRTNHETGQTIISGMGELQLEILVDRMKREFNVIASTGAPQVAYKETIKGNAKAEGKYIKQTGGRGQYGHCFVEIEPKGRGEGYEFVNKIKGGAIPSEYIPAVEKGIVEKLEKGILAGYPVTDIKITLYDGTYHDVDSSELAFKIAGSLAVEQAARKASLVLLEPIMKIEVSTPEEYMGDIIGDLSSRRAQIQGTEDKGIVTIINAVGPLSELRGYATTLRSISKGRATPYIEPSHYDEVPANIAENIVNTSQNALR; encoded by the coding sequence ATGACATCGGCGGTCACCAAAGACCGCAATGTCCCGATGGAAAAAATTAGAAACATCGGAATTATTGCTCACATTGATGCCGGTAAAACGACAACTACCGAGCGGATACTTTTTGAAACAGGGAAAACCTACAAACACGGATCCGTAGATGATGGAACTACCGTAACCGACTGGATGGAGCAAGAAAGGGAACGTGGAATAACTATTGTCTCAGCGGCTATCACGACATTCTGGGATTTGCAAACCGGATCTTCTGTGGAAAACGGACATTACAGGATTAATATCATAGATACTCCAGGGCACATTGACTTTACTGCGGAAGTTGAACGATCCCTTCGGGTACTGGATGGTGCGGTTATGGTTTTTGATGGCAGAACCGGTGTAGAAAGCCAATCGGAAACTGTCTGGCGACAAGCCGATAGCTATCATGTGCCAAGAATTTGTATATTAAATAAACTAAATCTTATTGGTGCTGACTTTGAAGGAAGCATTAAGTCAATTCATGATCGTCTAGGTGCAAATGCATATCCTGTACAAATTCCCATCGGATCCGAACACCAGTTGCGTGGTGTGGTCGACCTTATCAAAATGAAGGCGTATACCTACAAAGGCATCGAAGACAACAAACTAACCGAAGAAGAAATACCTGCTGATCTGGTTGAAACGGCAAAGATACACAGAGCAAACTTAATCGACAAAGTATCAGAGTTTGATGACGAAGCTTTAGAAATGTACCTGGAAGGTAAAGAACCAAATGAGATTATTCTAAAAAGAGCCATAAGAAAAGGTGTAATTTCAGTTAGATTTTTCCCGATATTAGGTGGCGACAACAGAACTGCAACAACAAGACTGCTTCTTGATGCGGTGGTGGAATATCTTCCTTCACCTTACGATGTTCCTCCGGTGGAAGGAAAAAATCCTAGAACCGATACTCTGGAAAAAAGATTGCCCGATAAAAACGACCCCATGTCGGCACTTGCTTTTAAAGTCGTTACCGATCCGCACGTTGGGAGACTAGTTTATTTGAGGGTATATTCGGGAACACTCAAGGCAGGTCAGCCGATTTATAACACAACAAATCAAAAACAGGAAAGAATTGGCAAACTGGTTCTCATGCATGCGGATCAGCGTGAACTTATTGACGAAGCTTATGCAGGAGAAATTGTAGCAGTTGTTGGTATAAGGGACACAACAACCGGTAATACGGTTTGCGATCCTTCTAAGCCGATAATTCTTGAATCAATTGATTTTCCGGAACCGGTTATTTCCCTTGCAATTGAACCGGCAACAAAGTCCGATCAAGAGAAAATGGGCATGGCACTAAATAAACTTTCAGACGAAGATCCGACATTTAGAATTCGTACAAATCACGAAACGGGTCAGACAATAATTTCCGGTATGGGCGAGTTGCAGCTTGAAATATTGGTAGACAGGATGAAGAGAGAATTCAATGTAATAGCGTCAACTGGTGCTCCGCAAGTTGCTTACAAAGAAACGATAAAAGGTAATGCAAAAGCAGAAGGAAAATACATCAAACAAACAGGAGGTCGTGGACAATACGGGCACTGTTTTGTGGAAATTGAACCAAAAGGCAGAGGGGAAGGTTATGAATTTGTAAATAAAATCAAAGGTGGTGCCATTCCTTCCGAATATATACCTGCGGTTGAAAAAGGTATCGTTGAAAAGTTGGAAAAAGGAATACTTGCCGGTTATCCCGTTACCGATATAAAAATTACCCTTTATGACGGTACATATCACGATGTTGATTCCTCAGAGTTAGCATTCAAGATAGCGGGATCACTTGCTGTCGAGCAAGCCGCCAGAAAAGCATCCCTTGTGCTTCTTGAACCCATAATGAAGATCGAGGTGTCGACCCCTGAGGAATATATGGGAGACATCATTGGTGATTTGTCATCCAGACGAGCGCAAATTCAAGGAACCGAAGACAAAGGAATAGTTACTATTATAAATGCAGTTGGACCATTGTCTGAACTTAGAGGTTATGCAACAACTTTGAGATCTATATCAAAAGGTCGTGCAACCCCTTACATTGAACCAAGCCACTACGACGAAGTTCCGGCAAATATTGCAGAAAATATTGTTAACACAAGTCAAAACGCGTTGAGGTAA
- the rpsG gene encoding 30S ribosomal protein S7, whose translation MSRRGKIRLNKILPDSVYNNRLVTKLINRTMKDGKKSVAQKQVYRAMDLLKEKEGDPIKTFSKAMENIKPVMEVRARRVGGAAYQVPMPVRGSRKETLAVRWLVAAARARSNSDYHTFTEKLAAEILDASNGEGGAVKKNQDTQRMADANRAFAHFRW comes from the coding sequence ATGTCAAGAAGAGGAAAAATAAGATTAAATAAAATTTTACCTGATTCTGTTTACAACAATAGACTGGTAACAAAATTAATAAACCGGACTATGAAAGACGGTAAAAAATCTGTGGCGCAAAAACAAGTTTACCGAGCAATGGATTTATTGAAGGAGAAAGAGGGCGATCCGATCAAAACTTTTTCCAAAGCGATGGAGAATATTAAGCCCGTAATGGAAGTTAGAGCAAGAAGAGTTGGAGGAGCAGCATATCAAGTGCCAATGCCGGTTCGCGGATCACGGAAAGAAACTTTGGCGGTTAGATGGCTAGTGGCAGCAGCACGCGCGAGAAGTAATTCCGATTACCATACTTTTACCGAGAAATTGGCAGCAGAAATATTGGATGCAAGTAATGGTGAGGGTGGAGCTGTCAAGAAAAACCAAGACACGCAAAGAATGGCTGATGCAAATAGAGCATTCGCTCATTTTAGGTGGTAA
- the rpsL gene encoding 30S ribosomal protein S12 produces MPTTSQLVRKGRKTPVKKVKKAALRRWFNAKDLKYGEYASPFKRGVVVQVRTMTPRKPNSALRKVARVRLSNKQEVTAYIPGEGHELAEHSIVMVRGGRVKDLPGVQYTIVRGRYDTAGVVGRKTSRSRYGTKRSSIDSAGGASAAEAK; encoded by the coding sequence ATGCCTACAACATCGCAATTAGTTAGAAAAGGGAGAAAAACGCCTGTTAAGAAGGTTAAAAAGGCGGCGTTGAGACGGTGGTTTAATGCAAAGGATTTGAAGTATGGAGAATACGCATCTCCTTTTAAACGTGGTGTGGTCGTTCAAGTGAGAACAATGACACCGAGAAAACCAAACTCTGCTTTAAGGAAAGTAGCGCGTGTACGATTGTCCAACAAACAGGAAGTAACAGCTTACATTCCGGGTGAAGGACACGAACTTGCTGAACATTCGATTGTTATGGTTCGAGGAGGTAGGGTTAAGGATTTGCCGGGTGTACAGTATACGATTGTCAGAGGTAGATATGATACCGCCGGAGTTGTGGGTAGAAAAACTTCAAGAAGCAGGTATGGAACTAAACGCAGTAGTATAGATTCGGCTGGTGGTGCAAGTGCAGCTGAGGCTAAATAA
- the rpoC gene encoding DNA-directed RNA polymerase subunit beta' codes for MEPLAGFKKLAGLKSLIVKLASPDEIRKWSRGEVTKPETINYRTLKPEKDGLFDERIFGPTKDWECYCGKYKRIRYKGVVCDKCGVEVTQSRVRRERMGHISLASPVAHVWYFKGAPSKISLLLDVAPRAIEQVIYFARYLVLSVDEKGKTQSLKHLENSLSERLKDLQSSFQVRHQELEAKAQEAKDKIKNKIKDQEQLSLAISEVDLDLRKKKTALSEEEKMTTEKTEQLFGNLTSLVKELKPLSILSEEEYDQLGNHESTGFFEARMGAEAVLEAIKLVKLEEEAAKLRVEVEELKGSSPRYVKVAKRLKVVDGLRRAKIDPTWVVLRVLPVLPPDLRPMVQLSGGRFATSDLNDLYRRVINRNNRLKHLIDLGAPEIILRNEKRMLQESVDSLIDASQRKATRRGRGHQPLRSLSDMLKGKQGRFRQNLLGKRVDYSGRSVIVVGPELNLNQCGLPKEMALEMFKPFVLKEMITRGIAPNVKSAKNMLERRPPEVFDILEEITKDHPVLLNRAPTLHKLSIQAFYPILIEGSAIRLHPAVCSGFNADFDGDQMAVHVPLSKKAINEAKTLMLPENNMLRPSDGSPISTPASKEMALGVYYFTSVDSRLKPIETIFSETKEVILAYQLGKIDLRQRITVRIKGKIYETTAGQVMFNEVLPEEFDYVSEAANSSLVKSLFNKAYFAVDRGRVVRMIDDVKNIGFLGGTISGLSFGIFDAKVHPDKNKILAEANLKVAEIDNNFEQGLITVEEKKRLSQEIWIETTEDLADKTWDLLDENSPIKVVIDAKVGRASRDQVKQLAAIRGLVVDPLGKIVELPIKSNFREGLLAFEYVISSRGSRKGLTDTALKTADAGYLTRRLVDVAHDVIVRADDCGTNEHLVISSKVRPDSFTRRIFGRVVAEDVVDKAGKVIIAQGDVIDVEIAKDIEKAGVEEVAIRSPLTCGARYGVCAKCYGWDISTKKIVESGTPVGVVAAQSIGEPGTQLTLRTKHSAGMIGVDVTQGLPRVEELVESRMPKVMAPLAEISGKARVTETEDGWKVTITSTQTKPKEEREYLIPKTIELSVADKQLVEAGAPLAHASLDIKQVLMIKGLRAAQKYLINEIQAVYEGQGIPIDDRHFEVIARKMSDEVRILTSGDTPLLPGELVDKAKFEEENEKVLAAGGEPASAQQVILGISRRALFTESWLSAASFQQTTDVLTTASLQAKEDKLVGLKENVIIGRLIPVTPEQAALPKD; via the coding sequence ATGGAACCATTAGCAGGATTTAAAAAATTAGCCGGATTAAAAAGCTTGATTGTTAAATTGGCATCACCTGATGAGATCAGGAAATGGTCGCGTGGCGAGGTCACCAAGCCGGAAACCATTAATTATCGAACTCTCAAACCCGAAAAAGATGGCCTTTTTGACGAAAGAATATTTGGCCCTACAAAAGATTGGGAGTGTTACTGTGGAAAATATAAAAGGATTAGATATAAGGGCGTTGTTTGCGATAAATGCGGAGTGGAAGTAACACAAAGCAGAGTCAGAAGAGAAAGGATGGGTCATATTAGTCTTGCTTCTCCGGTTGCACATGTGTGGTATTTCAAAGGAGCGCCGTCTAAAATTTCACTTCTTTTGGATGTTGCCCCAAGAGCCATTGAGCAAGTAATTTATTTTGCCAGATATTTGGTATTGAGTGTTGACGAGAAAGGAAAAACTCAGTCACTTAAGCACTTGGAAAATTCGTTATCCGAAAGACTAAAAGACTTGCAGTCTTCTTTCCAAGTAAGACATCAAGAATTGGAAGCCAAAGCTCAAGAAGCAAAAGACAAGATAAAAAATAAAATCAAAGATCAAGAACAGTTGTCGCTTGCGATAAGTGAAGTCGATCTCGATTTGAGAAAGAAAAAGACCGCTTTGTCCGAGGAAGAGAAAATGACAACCGAAAAAACGGAACAGTTGTTTGGTAATTTGACCAGTTTGGTAAAAGAACTAAAACCGCTTTCGATTCTTTCGGAAGAAGAATACGATCAGCTTGGAAACCATGAATCGACTGGATTCTTCGAAGCCAGGATGGGTGCAGAAGCAGTGTTGGAAGCAATCAAACTTGTGAAGTTGGAAGAAGAAGCGGCAAAACTGAGAGTCGAAGTAGAAGAACTCAAGGGCTCTAGCCCAAGATATGTCAAAGTTGCCAAGAGATTGAAAGTCGTCGACGGTCTAAGAAGAGCCAAAATTGACCCAACTTGGGTTGTTCTTAGAGTACTTCCTGTATTACCCCCTGATCTTAGGCCGATGGTCCAATTATCAGGTGGAAGATTTGCAACAAGCGATTTGAATGATCTTTATCGAAGAGTGATCAATAGAAACAATAGGTTGAAACATTTGATTGACTTGGGAGCGCCAGAAATTATTCTTCGTAACGAAAAAAGAATGTTGCAAGAAAGTGTCGACTCATTAATTGACGCTTCCCAAAGAAAAGCTACCAGGCGTGGTAGAGGTCACCAACCTCTTCGATCACTTTCCGACATGCTCAAAGGAAAACAGGGAAGATTTAGACAAAACTTACTGGGTAAGCGTGTAGATTATTCGGGAAGAAGTGTAATCGTTGTGGGCCCAGAACTCAATTTGAATCAGTGCGGTTTGCCGAAAGAAATGGCTTTGGAGATGTTTAAGCCGTTTGTTCTTAAAGAAATGATAACCCGAGGAATTGCTCCGAATGTTAAATCGGCTAAAAACATGTTGGAGAGAAGGCCGCCGGAGGTGTTTGATATCTTGGAAGAAATCACCAAAGACCATCCGGTTTTGCTAAATCGTGCGCCAACGCTGCACAAACTAAGCATTCAGGCTTTTTATCCGATACTAATTGAAGGATCGGCTATTAGATTGCATCCTGCTGTATGTTCCGGTTTCAATGCCGATTTTGATGGTGACCAAATGGCTGTTCATGTACCGTTGTCTAAAAAAGCAATAAACGAAGCCAAAACTTTAATGCTTCCTGAAAACAATATGCTGCGTCCGTCCGATGGGTCACCGATCTCGACACCGGCATCAAAGGAAATGGCGCTCGGGGTGTATTATTTCACCAGTGTTGATTCAAGACTGAAACCGATCGAGACAATATTTTCAGAAACAAAAGAAGTAATTCTTGCTTATCAGCTTGGGAAAATTGACTTAAGACAAAGAATCACAGTGCGGATCAAGGGTAAAATATACGAAACCACAGCCGGTCAGGTAATGTTTAATGAGGTGTTGCCTGAAGAATTCGACTATGTAAGTGAAGCGGCAAATTCGAGTCTGGTCAAAAGTCTTTTCAACAAAGCTTATTTTGCAGTTGATAGAGGAAGAGTTGTAAGAATGATTGACGATGTTAAGAATATTGGATTTTTGGGCGGCACAATTTCCGGATTATCCTTTGGTATTTTTGATGCCAAAGTTCATCCCGACAAAAACAAGATTTTAGCGGAAGCCAATTTGAAAGTAGCGGAGATCGATAATAATTTCGAGCAAGGTTTAATAACTGTAGAAGAAAAGAAAAGATTAAGCCAAGAGATTTGGATTGAAACAACCGAAGATCTGGCGGATAAAACATGGGATCTTTTGGATGAAAACAGCCCGATAAAAGTTGTCATCGACGCCAAAGTTGGTCGTGCATCACGTGACCAGGTAAAACAGCTTGCTGCTATCCGCGGACTCGTTGTTGACCCGCTTGGAAAAATCGTTGAATTGCCAATCAAATCAAACTTTAGAGAGGGACTGCTTGCTTTTGAATATGTCATTTCAAGCCGAGGTTCGAGAAAGGGATTGACCGATACAGCTCTAAAGACCGCCGATGCAGGATATTTGACAAGACGTTTGGTTGATGTAGCACATGATGTTATCGTAAGAGCTGATGATTGCGGAACAAATGAACATTTAGTAATTAGTTCGAAAGTTCGCCCCGATTCGTTTACCAGAAGGATCTTTGGAAGAGTTGTGGCCGAAGATGTTGTTGATAAAGCGGGTAAGGTAATTATTGCACAAGGCGACGTAATTGATGTTGAGATTGCAAAAGACATTGAAAAAGCAGGCGTCGAAGAAGTGGCTATCCGATCACCGTTAACATGCGGCGCCAGATATGGGGTGTGTGCCAAATGTTACGGATGGGATATTTCAACCAAAAAGATCGTAGAATCGGGTACACCGGTTGGTGTAGTTGCGGCACAGTCGATCGGAGAACCGGGAACTCAACTTACACTTAGAACCAAACACTCAGCCGGTATGATCGGTGTTGATGTGACACAGGGACTTCCGCGTGTCGAAGAATTGGTTGAGTCCAGAATGCCGAAAGTTATGGCACCGCTTGCAGAGATTTCCGGAAAAGCAAGAGTAACCGAGACCGAAGATGGTTGGAAAGTTACAATCACATCTACTCAAACTAAACCAAAAGAAGAAAGAGAATATCTGATTCCTAAAACTATCGAACTTTCGGTTGCCGATAAGCAATTGGTTGAAGCCGGTGCACCCCTTGCCCATGCTTCACTTGATATTAAACAAGTGCTGATGATTAAGGGATTAAGAGCAGCTCAAAAATATCTGATAAATGAAATTCAAGCCGTGTATGAAGGCCAAGGAATTCCCATTGACGATAGACATTTTGAGGTGATTGCAAGAAAAATGAGCGACGAAGTTAGAATTCTAACTTCCGGAGATACACCTTTATTGCCGGGTGAATTAGTCGATAAGGCTAAATTTGAAGAAGAAAACGAAAAAGTTTTGGCAGCAGGTGGAGAACCCGCATCGGCTCAACAAGTAATTCTCGGTATTTCACGACGTGCTTTGTTTACAGAAAGCTGGCTTTCCGCTGCGAGCTTCCAGCAAACAACGGATGTTCTTACAACTGCAAGTTTACAAGCTAAAGAAGATAAGCTTGTTGGTTTGAAAGAAAACGTAATCATTGGAAGACTTATTCCCGTAACTCCTGAACAGGCTGCCTTGCCCAAAGACTAG
- the rpoB gene encoding DNA-directed RNA polymerase subunit beta — translation MVTTGKRRNLGKDERNLPELNLSYVQLESWKRFLELGIKDELAEISPIDDFTGKNWQIVLENPILSEPKISPRECSSKGLTYSSPLKVSVTLTNKRTGKMVTQEVFLGDLPQMTTRGTFIVNGVERAVINQFVRSPGVYFSGELETSTGRMVFGSEVRPLRGSWLEFEISKNDVIAARIDRRRKVVGTVLLRAMGIESDKEIKDLFTEVDTNSHHKYIISTLEKDSTHTREEALLEIYRKMRPGEPAVLDNAENLFKGMFFDPRRYDLGTVGRFKINKRLNLDIPNEKTNWILNRQDVVGALKYLIGLQNGVGRIDDIDHLSNRRLRRVGELVSTNAFRIGLLRLERSVKEKMSLISPDDKPLPVNLINARPLIASLNEFFRSNQLSTILDDTNPLSEIDNLRRVSVLGPGGINRERASFSIRDVNSSQYGRIDPVRTPEGPNIGLVTYLALYAKVNQYGFIESPYRRIEKVVKDGVTKAKISDEIVYLTADDEEEKYITHAGVNIDSKGFIVDERVPFRHKGSVLEGVSGLADYIDISPRQVIGASSSLIPFLANDEGNRALMGSNMQCQAVPLVSPEAPVVGTGMEANIAEGMSRLVKARHKGVVEYVDADKVVVKLETKIDVTSDLDSEDVEIHDSGTKEVYLLTKFKRTSHSTCYNQRAVVVPGMKVEKGDLLADGPAIDGGELALGKNLVIGYTSFKGFGFEDSILISDRLVKEDLLTSIHIEEYEADLVDTKLGPEELTRDIPNVAESDLANLAEDGIIVIGAEVGPNDILVGKIAPKGETELTSEERLLRAIFGEKAREVRDTSLRVPHGERGIVVDIAVLDKDKGDELGPGVIKRIIVRVAQIRKITVGDKIAGRHGNKGVVAKILPASDMPYMEGGTPIDIIISPLSVLSRMNLGQLMETHVGWALSKMGEKGAFPVFDQIEENAISDELKKAGLPVNGKTRLVDARTGEKFKEDTVVGITYIMKLTHMVEDKTHARSTGPYSLVTQQPLGGKAQMGGQRLGEMEVWGLEAHRAAHTLQEMLTIKSDDILGRARAFEAIVKGTDIPDATVPESFKVLVCELNSLCLSISAKGDMGQDDEDEEILDVKQPISDFKEELVLESVTKESDDTVI, via the coding sequence ATGGTTACAACTGGCAAAAGACGCAACTTAGGAAAAGATGAAAGAAATCTTCCGGAATTGAATTTAAGTTATGTGCAACTTGAGTCTTGGAAACGTTTTTTGGAATTAGGTATCAAAGATGAGTTGGCTGAAATTTCTCCAATTGACGACTTTACCGGCAAAAACTGGCAGATTGTTCTCGAGAATCCAATTCTTTCTGAACCAAAAATTTCTCCAAGAGAATGTAGCAGCAAAGGTCTCACTTATTCTTCACCACTAAAAGTATCAGTAACCCTCACAAACAAAAGAACCGGCAAAATGGTAACCCAAGAAGTATTTTTGGGCGATTTACCTCAAATGACAACCAGGGGAACATTTATCGTTAACGGTGTAGAGCGTGCAGTTATTAATCAGTTTGTGCGTAGCCCTGGTGTGTATTTCTCCGGTGAATTGGAAACCTCAACGGGTCGTATGGTGTTTGGAAGTGAAGTTAGACCATTAAGAGGTAGCTGGTTAGAATTTGAAATTTCCAAAAATGACGTTATTGCGGCGAGAATTGACAGACGAAGAAAAGTCGTGGGAACGGTCTTGCTTCGTGCAATGGGAATTGAATCCGATAAAGAAATTAAAGATTTATTCACCGAAGTTGATACCAACAGTCATCATAAATATATAATTTCTACACTTGAAAAAGATTCCACACATACGAGAGAAGAAGCATTACTGGAAATTTATCGTAAAATGCGACCGGGTGAACCCGCAGTTCTAGATAACGCAGAAAATCTTTTTAAGGGTATGTTTTTTGATCCAAGAAGATACGACCTTGGAACCGTAGGAAGATTCAAAATTAACAAAAGATTAAATCTTGATATTCCCAACGAAAAAACGAATTGGATTTTAAACCGTCAAGATGTCGTTGGTGCACTGAAATATTTAATTGGTTTACAAAACGGTGTTGGCAGAATTGATGATATTGATCACTTGTCAAATCGAAGACTACGTCGAGTCGGAGAGCTTGTATCGACCAATGCTTTTAGAATTGGATTATTAAGACTTGAAAGATCAGTCAAAGAAAAAATGAGCTTGATCTCTCCGGACGATAAGCCGCTTCCGGTTAATCTTATTAACGCCAGACCGCTCATTGCATCTTTAAATGAATTTTTCAGATCGAATCAGTTATCGACTATTCTGGATGATACTAATCCCCTTAGTGAAATTGACAATTTAAGACGCGTCTCAGTGCTTGGCCCGGGTGGTATTAATCGTGAGAGAGCTTCATTTTCTATTCGTGACGTAAATTCTTCACAATATGGAAGAATTGATCCTGTTAGGACTCCTGAGGGACCAAATATTGGTTTGGTTACTTATCTTGCTTTGTATGCAAAAGTCAATCAATATGGGTTTATTGAATCACCATATCGACGAATTGAAAAAGTGGTTAAAGACGGGGTTACGAAAGCAAAAATTTCTGATGAGATCGTGTATCTAACTGCCGATGACGAAGAAGAGAAATATATCACCCACGCCGGAGTAAATATAGATAGCAAGGGATTTATTGTGGATGAGCGTGTACCCTTTAGACACAAAGGAAGTGTTTTGGAAGGAGTATCCGGCTTGGCCGATTATATCGATATAAGCCCAAGACAAGTAATTGGTGCATCATCGTCTTTGATTCCATTTCTTGCAAACGACGAAGGAAATAGAGCTTTGATGGGAAGTAACATGCAATGTCAGGCAGTTCCACTGGTTTCCCCTGAAGCCCCAGTTGTTGGTACCGGAATGGAAGCAAATATTGCCGAAGGCATGAGCCGCTTGGTCAAAGCAAGGCATAAGGGTGTTGTGGAATACGTTGATGCGGATAAGGTCGTAGTTAAATTGGAAACTAAAATTGATGTAACTAGTGACTTAGACAGCGAAGACGTAGAAATTCACGACTCCGGCACAAAAGAAGTGTACTTGTTAACTAAGTTTAAAAGAACTTCTCACTCTACTTGCTACAATCAACGTGCCGTTGTTGTTCCGGGAATGAAGGTTGAAAAGGGTGATCTTTTGGCAGATGGACCGGCGATTGACGGTGGAGAACTGGCTTTGGGTAAAAACTTAGTTATTGGTTATACATCATTTAAAGGATTCGGATTCGAAGATTCGATTCTCATTTCCGATAGATTGGTAAAAGAGGATTTACTGACAAGTATTCATATCGAGGAATATGAAGCCGATTTAGTGGATACCAAGCTTGGACCAGAGGAATTAACTCGCGATATTCCCAATGTTGCCGAAAGCGATTTGGCGAATTTGGCTGAGGATGGAATAATTGTCATTGGAGCAGAGGTGGGTCCTAATGATATCCTGGTTGGAAAAATTGCTCCCAAGGGGGAGACAGAGTTAACTTCCGAAGAGCGGTTACTTAGAGCAATTTTCGGAGAAAAGGCGCGCGAAGTTCGCGATACCTCTCTTCGTGTTCCGCACGGTGAGCGTGGAATTGTCGTCGATATTGCAGTACTTGATAAAGATAAAGGTGACGAACTTGGGCCGGGTGTGATCAAAAGAATTATTGTACGGGTAGCGCAAATAAGAAAAATTACAGTTGGCGACAAGATTGCCGGCCGACATGGTAATAAGGGTGTAGTTGCAAAAATACTACCCGCCAGTGACATGCCTTATATGGAAGGCGGTACACCGATTGATATAATCATTTCTCCCCTTTCCGTACTATCAAGGATGAATTTGGGTCAACTTATGGAAACCCATGTGGGTTGGGCTCTTTCGAAAATGGGAGAAAAGGGAGCATTTCCTGTTTTTGATCAGATAGAAGAAAATGCAATTTCAGATGAACTCAAAAAAGCGGGACTACCGGTAAACGGAAAAACTCGTTTGGTTGATGCTCGAACAGGTGAAAAATTCAAAGAAGATACTGTTGTGGGAATAACATATATCATGAAGCTTACTCACATGGTGGAAGACAAAACCCATGCGAGATCAACCGGACCATACTCACTTGTTACTCAACAACCTCTTGGAGGAAAAGCACAGATGGGAGGACAAAGACTTGGAGAAATGGAAGTCTGGGGTCTTGAAGCTCACAGGGCAGCCCATACTTTACAAGAAATGTTGACGATAAAAAGCGATGATATTCTCGGGAGGGCAAGAGCCTTTGAGGCAATTGTTAAAGGAACTGATATTCCAGATGCCACTGTACCTGAAAGCTTCAAAGTGTTAGTATGCGAGCTTAATTCATTGTGTCTTTCGATATCGGCAAAAGGTGATATGGGTCAGGATGACGAAGACGAAGAGATACTTGATGTAAAACAACCGATTAGCGATTTTAAAGAGGAGTTGGTTTTGGAAAGTGTTACCAAAGAGTCTGACGATACTGTTATTTAA